In the genome of Streptococcus oralis, one region contains:
- a CDS encoding SIALI-17 repeat-containing surface protein has translation MDKHFFEKRCHYSIRKFAIGAASVMIGASIFGANMVQAAETAAPSETEGSITHVQALDKLPDDLAAALEKADAEAATEGNQEGSQATEEGTKPAASEEAKPETSPASPKPAETPKPVETPKADKQPAETTTPAVKPAEKTIEDREDVNHLEGATASANNHEAGTNFTADKAIDGDDNTRWATDKDVPKPTFELTLPKTTLIKHVEIDWDRRLRNGQNDPNIKSWSLYYAGQEDVGANGEKQWKLAHTKAGDPVLDEKVDLAESIKAKYLKLEVNDYQAGTMGWRNVGIQEIRAYSNVPDHSKVTDIRQVNQLDVAEDGKSLVLPSLPGQVSLIGSNKQGVIDLQNRIYQPLTDQRVKVMVQQIKDSHTFTKEFEVVIKGLHQDEGVGVKPKVAPAVQQWYGKEGQSSITSDTVLATGDSGFDQAATFYQSDLASRGLELATGDKQAQKRIEFKKVENKGYGKEGYGITIQDDVITVEAATNTGAFYATRTLLQMGEKDLQNGEIRDFPSFSHRGFMLDTGRKFIPYDTLVDIMLNMAYYKMNDLQLHLNDNYIFLKEHLAGKNLSKEEELKYVLEHAKTGFRVETDIVGKNGQKLTSDEHYTKEEMQNLIKLAKALHINLVPEIDTPGHALSFVKVRPDLMYQGSLSDYAGKHNVERVAMLDLDNKYEETLKFVKSVYDKLLDGPDAPLHGVSTVHIGTDEYYGSRESYRRYVNDLIKYIKGKGYTPRIWGSLSAKRGKTAVDWNGVEVDIWSISWQRPNEAIAQGAKIINITDVPTYSVPSGSNSQAAYGDYANYERQYNSWTPNDFRTGGGPLLAASHPSIIGGGHAVWNDNIDLHETGLTSYDIFKRFFKSMQTTAERTWGSDRAAATFAERTLPTSPYAPQSNPDKEIDQSDLFTINPETVKNYASKKVKTSEQGLAFEKDSSIEGLAGDVGPSHVLKFDVTVTGDGEQTFSTSGDNRIYLADKDGYLAYQFEQFHIQFNKKLEKNKRYQISIVTKPQSTEVYVDGEKIERITNPAHPRFAHNSLVLPLESIGGFKGILHSAELTDKPFVNPRLISNDKITATASSQQLPGNATEGAVEKAFDNDPNTFWHTKWTGDTAPYTLTMTLKEAEKVNGLTYLPRPGGGNGVVTRYEIYAQKDGQMVKVSEGSWDNNAQEKTVNFAAVHTNKIELKVLEGVGGFASAAEVHLLKPVKEEQETPAPSQPEKPTTPEKPKVEQTGDGTVELADQFTASKPASEDSIVAASKSADYLKKEYKVFPTPQKVTYGEGVTALRKQVNLVMGDQLDIYTRNRLKSVLQDNQVSYTTGKTAIAGATNIYLGVRGQGSQAEQNLSNVSAGLFDKIDAYVLSIKDNSISIVGKDTDAVFYGLTTLKHMLKESQVPVLRNVTVEDYAELKNRGFIEGYYGNPWSNADRAELMRYGGDLKLNQYFFAPKDDPYHNKKWRELYPEEKLAEIRELARVGNQSKTRYVWTIHPFMNNRIRFGNEAHYQEDLATIKAKFTQLMKVGVREFGILADDAPSPVGGYNSYNRLMQDMTKWLTEMQGTYSGLRKEMIFVPGQYWGNGREDELKSLNENLPSSTSMTLTGGKIWGEVSESFLSTLKNNLSAGGKTYRPVSLWINWPVTDNSKQHLILGGGEKFLHPNVDPSLLSGIMLNPMQQSEPSKIALFAGAQYSWKQWKSEEEAKKINDIAFNFVENGHFEDSKVSAAFRELGKHMINQNMDNRVVKLEESVDLAPKLTDFMTKLKAGQDVTAERAALRAEFAKIKEAAELYKASGDKKMVAQIHYWLDNAIDQMNALDAFLTGTEAMATNDAAKLWDSYYKGLKLYEQSQTHTFHYVDHMEKAELGVQHIRPFILSLKEVLASEVQKVLHPDQIISTFITNRTGVEGGLAEVTDGDLATHAIIKSPNSIKTGDYIGMKFNKPVAIQTLTFAMGTQANPRDTFSKAEVQYQDENDNWVTLKEPSYVGNESLLKFENLNIKAKAVRMIATVDRENTWFAVQEIAVNRPVEKARSQQATTVSLSSNLVYKLNTSARQITDGKDNTEAMMANADGSNTTPVDAWAQLDLGEVKSVTKVRLRQGTGDKLATGVLEYSTDGTAWQELDRLSGEQTKEVTKAINARYIRVRNTKALDLWWRIQDFSVETRSGNSELTDTNVDALKETPVVDSLGSYELQIPAGTKLPAHSYLGMKLDRIHQIKSIQLKGQANPALSLEYSANAQEWTSASQLKDRSVATHLVRYVRLVNKTDQEQAVTATSLLVTTKEVQPTKLESTTMGIHPTYGSNDVRKLNNLDQLFDGVYNNFVEFSDYAHKDGHVTLKLGSERTIKKIRAYIQDGTQNYLRDGKIQVSQDGKTWTDVVTVGDGVANSQHDDSLTDGWTHDSKMPGNRYIEGELTTPVKANYLRVLYTADYDARFVGFTELVINDGEFVKPINDPTVEGNGGESQGNLYNNLVDGKVLTSYKSEKDKGELVYHLSEPTNANHLRLVSSLPEGAKARVLARTLKDGQDSWTDLGAITSSLQTFAIRNGGSLLDVKLVWEGGKAEFYELASFHQALTEESVQSSKGEEEPPVLSKPDFTGGVNAAEAAVHEVPEYTGPLSTAGDQPAPIVEKLEFTGGVNAVEAAVHEVPEYTGPLGTAGDQPAPTVEKLDFTGGVNAVEAAVHEVPEYTGPLGTAGDQPAPIVEKLEFTGGVNAVEAAVHEVPEYTGPLGTAGDQPAPTVEKPEYKLNLSPLADTKTPEVKQDDQKELPATGESKSDTALFLAGVSLALSAIFIAKGKKE, from the coding sequence TACCCTCATCAAGCATGTGGAAATTGACTGGGATCGTCGTCTTCGCAATGGGCAAAATGACCCAAATATCAAATCTTGGAGTCTCTATTACGCAGGTCAAGAAGACGTGGGCGCTAATGGAGAAAAACAATGGAAACTAGCGCATACCAAGGCTGGAGATCCTGTTTTAGATGAGAAAGTAGACCTAGCTGAAAGTATCAAAGCTAAGTACCTCAAATTGGAGGTCAATGATTATCAAGCGGGAACAATGGGATGGAGAAACGTTGGAATCCAAGAAATTCGAGCTTATTCTAACGTTCCGGACCATAGTAAGGTAACGGATATCCGCCAAGTTAACCAGTTGGATGTGGCTGAAGATGGCAAGTCTCTTGTCCTACCAAGTTTGCCGGGTCAGGTTAGTCTGATTGGCAGTAACAAGCAGGGTGTGATTGACCTTCAAAACCGCATCTACCAACCTCTGACAGATCAACGTGTCAAGGTCATGGTACAACAAATCAAAGACAGCCATACCTTTACCAAAGAGTTTGAAGTTGTTATCAAGGGGCTACATCAAGATGAGGGTGTGGGTGTGAAACCAAAAGTTGCACCAGCTGTTCAACAATGGTATGGGAAAGAAGGACAATCTTCTATCACTTCAGATACAGTCCTTGCGACGGGTGATTCTGGCTTTGATCAGGCTGCAACCTTCTATCAGTCAGACCTTGCCAGCCGTGGATTGGAACTAGCAACAGGTGACAAGCAAGCTCAAAAACGAATCGAATTTAAAAAGGTTGAAAACAAGGGCTATGGTAAAGAGGGATATGGCATCACCATTCAAGATGATGTTATCACTGTAGAAGCAGCGACAAATACAGGAGCTTTTTATGCGACTCGTACGCTCCTTCAGATGGGAGAAAAGGATCTGCAAAACGGTGAAATTCGAGACTTCCCAAGTTTCAGTCATCGTGGCTTTATGCTGGATACAGGTCGTAAATTTATCCCTTACGACACTCTTGTAGACATCATGCTCAACATGGCTTACTACAAGATGAACGACTTGCAGTTGCACCTCAACGATAACTATATCTTCCTAAAGGAACACTTGGCAGGTAAGAACCTTTCTAAAGAAGAAGAACTCAAGTATGTCCTTGAACATGCCAAGACTGGTTTCCGTGTGGAGACAGACATTGTCGGTAAGAATGGTCAAAAATTGACATCAGATGAGCATTATACCAAGGAAGAAATGCAAAATCTGATCAAACTTGCCAAGGCCTTGCATATCAACCTAGTGCCAGAAATTGACACACCAGGTCACGCCTTATCCTTTGTCAAAGTTCGCCCAGACCTCATGTATCAAGGTAGTTTGAGCGATTATGCAGGCAAGCACAATGTTGAGCGCGTAGCTATGCTAGACTTGGATAACAAGTACGAAGAAACTCTTAAATTTGTCAAATCAGTTTATGACAAACTCCTCGATGGTCCAGATGCACCGCTTCATGGCGTGTCCACTGTTCATATCGGAACGGATGAATACTATGGCAGTAGAGAAAGCTATCGCCGCTATGTCAATGACCTTATCAAATACATTAAAGGAAAGGGCTATACCCCTCGTATCTGGGGATCGCTCAGTGCGAAACGAGGTAAAACAGCGGTTGATTGGAACGGAGTAGAAGTTGATATCTGGAGTATTAGCTGGCAACGACCAAATGAAGCCATTGCTCAGGGAGCTAAAATTATCAACATCACGGATGTACCGACCTATAGTGTGCCAAGTGGAAGCAATAGTCAAGCAGCCTACGGGGACTATGCTAACTACGAACGTCAGTACAATAGCTGGACACCGAATGATTTTAGAACAGGTGGAGGTCCGCTTCTAGCTGCTTCTCATCCAAGTATTATTGGTGGTGGGCACGCAGTTTGGAATGACAATATCGACCTTCATGAGACAGGTTTGACCTCTTATGATATCTTTAAACGCTTCTTCAAGAGCATGCAAACCACTGCAGAGCGCACTTGGGGATCTGATCGTGCAGCTGCGACCTTTGCAGAACGCACCCTACCAACGAGCCCTTATGCGCCACAGTCAAATCCTGATAAAGAGATTGATCAAAGCGACTTGTTTACCATCAATCCTGAAACAGTCAAGAACTATGCGAGCAAGAAGGTGAAGACAAGCGAGCAAGGATTGGCTTTTGAGAAAGACAGCAGTATCGAAGGCTTAGCTGGTGATGTTGGTCCAAGTCACGTTTTGAAGTTTGATGTAACTGTCACTGGAGACGGGGAACAAACCTTCTCAACAAGTGGGGACAACCGTATCTATCTAGCTGATAAAGATGGCTACCTTGCCTATCAATTTGAACAGTTCCATATCCAATTCAATAAAAAACTTGAAAAGAACAAACGTTATCAAATCTCCATCGTAACCAAACCACAGTCAACCGAAGTCTATGTAGATGGTGAAAAGATTGAGCGTATCACAAATCCAGCCCACCCTCGCTTTGCCCACAATAGCTTGGTACTACCACTTGAAAGCATCGGTGGATTCAAAGGAATCTTGCACAGCGCTGAGTTGACTGATAAGCCTTTTGTAAATCCTCGTTTGATTTCAAATGATAAGATTACAGCAACCGCAAGCAGTCAGCAGCTTCCAGGAAATGCGACTGAAGGCGCTGTTGAAAAGGCCTTTGACAATGATCCAAATACCTTCTGGCATACTAAGTGGACCGGTGACACTGCGCCATACACTCTTACTATGACCTTGAAAGAAGCAGAAAAAGTCAATGGTTTGACTTATCTCCCACGCCCAGGTGGTGGAAATGGTGTTGTGACGCGCTACGAAATCTACGCACAAAAAGATGGCCAAATGGTCAAGGTTTCAGAAGGAAGCTGGGACAACAACGCCCAAGAAAAAACAGTCAACTTTGCGGCGGTACATACCAACAAGATTGAGTTGAAAGTATTGGAAGGCGTTGGTGGTTTTGCAAGTGCAGCTGAAGTTCATCTATTGAAACCTGTCAAAGAAGAGCAAGAAACGCCTGCACCAAGTCAACCAGAAAAACCAACTACTCCTGAAAAACCAAAGGTAGAGCAAACAGGTGATGGAACAGTTGAATTGGCAGATCAATTCACTGCAAGTAAACCAGCTAGTGAAGATAGTATTGTAGCTGCCAGCAAGAGCGCAGACTATCTCAAGAAAGAGTACAAGGTTTTCCCAACGCCACAAAAAGTGACTTATGGAGAAGGAGTCACAGCCCTTCGTAAGCAAGTCAATCTGGTTATGGGCGATCAACTCGATATCTATACTCGCAATCGCTTGAAGAGTGTCTTGCAGGACAATCAAGTATCTTATACAACCGGTAAGACAGCAATCGCTGGCGCAACCAATATCTATCTTGGGGTGCGTGGACAAGGTTCACAAGCAGAGCAAAACTTGTCCAATGTTTCAGCAGGTCTCTTTGACAAGATTGACGCCTATGTCTTGAGCATCAAGGATAATTCGATTTCCATCGTCGGAAAAGACACAGATGCGGTCTTCTATGGTTTGACAACCTTGAAACACATGCTCAAGGAAAGTCAAGTGCCAGTCCTTCGTAATGTGACAGTAGAAGATTACGCAGAGCTCAAGAACCGTGGTTTCATCGAAGGTTACTATGGAAATCCATGGTCTAATGCCGATCGTGCAGAGCTCATGCGTTACGGTGGCGATTTGAAATTGAACCAATACTTCTTTGCACCAAAAGATGATCCATACCACAACAAGAAATGGCGTGAACTCTATCCAGAAGAAAAACTAGCTGAAATCCGTGAACTTGCTCGTGTTGGAAATCAAAGTAAAACCCGCTATGTCTGGACTATCCATCCATTCATGAACAACCGCATCCGCTTTGGAAATGAAGCGCATTACCAAGAAGATTTGGCAACCATCAAGGCTAAATTTACCCAGTTGATGAAAGTGGGTGTCCGCGAATTTGGTATCCTAGCAGATGATGCACCAAGCCCAGTCGGAGGCTACAATAGCTACAACCGCTTGATGCAAGATATGACCAAGTGGTTGACTGAAATGCAGGGAACTTACAGCGGTCTTCGTAAAGAAATGATCTTTGTTCCTGGCCAGTATTGGGGTAATGGACGTGAAGATGAGTTGAAGTCCCTCAATGAAAATCTCCCAAGTTCAACATCCATGACCTTGACGGGTGGTAAGATTTGGGGTGAAGTCTCTGAAAGCTTCCTTTCAACTCTCAAGAACAATCTATCTGCAGGAGGTAAGACCTATCGCCCAGTTTCGCTTTGGATTAACTGGCCTGTAACAGATAACTCTAAACAACACTTGATTCTAGGTGGTGGTGAAAAATTCCTTCATCCAAATGTGGATCCAAGCTTGCTGTCTGGTATCATGTTGAATCCAATGCAACAGTCTGAACCATCTAAGATTGCCCTCTTTGCAGGAGCTCAATACTCATGGAAACAATGGAAATCAGAAGAAGAAGCTAAGAAAATCAATGACATTGCCTTCAACTTTGTAGAAAATGGTCATTTTGAAGATAGCAAGGTATCAGCAGCCTTCCGCGAACTTGGTAAGCACATGATCAACCAAAACATGGATAATCGTGTCGTCAAACTGGAAGAATCTGTAGACTTGGCTCCAAAATTAACAGACTTCATGACCAAGCTCAAAGCAGGTCAGGATGTGACTGCAGAACGTGCAGCCTTGCGAGCTGAATTTGCCAAGATTAAAGAAGCAGCCGAACTCTATAAAGCATCAGGCGATAAAAAAATGGTTGCCCAAATCCACTATTGGTTGGATAATGCAATCGACCAAATGAATGCTCTCGATGCCTTCCTTACAGGAACTGAAGCCATGGCTACCAACGATGCAGCCAAACTTTGGGATAGCTACTATAAAGGTTTGAAATTGTACGAACAGTCTCAAACTCACACCTTCCATTATGTAGACCATATGGAAAAGGCTGAATTGGGTGTTCAACATATTCGTCCATTTATCCTATCCTTGAAAGAAGTTCTAGCGTCTGAAGTTCAAAAAGTCTTGCATCCAGACCAAATCATCAGTACCTTTATCACCAATCGAACAGGTGTAGAAGGTGGTTTGGCAGAAGTAACGGATGGCGATTTGGCAACTCATGCGATTATTAAATCACCAAATAGCATCAAAACAGGTGATTATATCGGTATGAAGTTCAACAAACCAGTAGCGATTCAAACCTTGACCTTTGCTATGGGAACGCAGGCAAATCCACGTGATACCTTTAGTAAGGCAGAAGTACAGTATCAAGATGAAAATGATAACTGGGTAACTTTGAAAGAGCCAAGCTATGTCGGAAATGAATCCCTTCTTAAGTTTGAAAATCTCAATATCAAGGCCAAGGCAGTTCGCATGATTGCGACAGTAGATCGCGAGAATACTTGGTTTGCAGTTCAGGAAATTGCAGTCAACCGTCCAGTTGAAAAAGCTCGTAGCCAACAAGCAACGACAGTTAGTCTAAGCTCAAACTTAGTTTACAAACTAAATACCTCAGCTCGTCAAATCACTGATGGCAAGGACAATACAGAAGCCATGATGGCAAACGCTGACGGTAGCAATACGACACCAGTAGATGCCTGGGCACAACTTGACCTCGGTGAAGTCAAGTCAGTCACTAAAGTACGACTTCGCCAAGGAACGGGTGATAAGCTTGCCACAGGTGTACTTGAGTACTCTACAGATGGAACTGCATGGCAAGAGTTGGATCGCCTATCAGGAGAACAAACCAAGGAAGTGACCAAAGCGATCAATGCTCGTTACATCCGAGTACGCAATACCAAGGCCCTCGATCTCTGGTGGCGTATTCAGGACTTCTCTGTTGAGACACGCTCTGGAAACAGTGAGTTAACAGACACCAACGTCGACGCCTTGAAGGAAACACCAGTAGTGGATAGCTTGGGCAGTTACGAGCTTCAAATTCCAGCTGGAACCAAACTCCCTGCTCATAGCTATCTAGGTATGAAGCTTGACCGTATCCATCAGATCAAGAGCATCCAGCTCAAAGGCCAAGCCAACCCTGCTCTTAGCCTAGAGTATTCTGCAAATGCGCAAGAGTGGACGTCAGCTAGCCAGTTGAAAGACAGATCTGTCGCAACCCACTTGGTACGTTATGTTCGTCTGGTCAACAAAACGGATCAGGAACAAGCTGTGACAGCCACTTCTCTCCTTGTGACAACCAAAGAAGTGCAACCAACCAAACTAGAATCTACAACTATGGGCATTCATCCAACATACGGAAGCAATGATGTTCGTAAACTGAACAACCTAGATCAACTGTTTGACGGTGTTTACAACAACTTCGTTGAGTTTTCAGACTATGCCCATAAAGATGGCCACGTAACCTTGAAACTTGGTAGCGAACGTACCATCAAGAAAATCAGAGCCTACATCCAAGACGGAACTCAAAACTACCTTCGTGATGGCAAGATCCAAGTCAGCCAAGATGGTAAAACTTGGACAGATGTCGTGACAGTAGGAGATGGTGTGGCCAATAGCCAACACGATGATTCTCTGACAGATGGTTGGACACATGATTCTAAGATGCCAGGAAATCGCTACATCGAAGGAGAATTGACGACACCAGTCAAAGCGAACTATCTCCGTGTTCTCTATACGGCAGACTATGATGCCCGGTTTGTAGGCTTTACAGAATTGGTCATCAATGACGGTGAATTTGTCAAACCAATCAATGATCCAACGGTAGAAGGAAACGGTGGAGAAAGCCAAGGTAATCTTTACAATAATCTTGTAGACGGCAAAGTCTTGACCAGCTATAAGTCTGAAAAAGACAAGGGCGAGTTAGTTTATCACTTATCTGAACCAACCAATGCCAACCACCTTCGTCTCGTTTCCAGTCTTCCTGAAGGAGCGAAAGCACGTGTTCTTGCTAGAACACTCAAGGATGGTCAAGACAGTTGGACAGACCTCGGTGCCATTACATCTAGTCTCCAAACCTTTGCTATCCGAAATGGTGGCTCTCTTCTAGATGTCAAATTAGTCTGGGAAGGTGGCAAGGCTGAGTTTTATGAATTGGCAAGCTTCCATCAAGCATTAACAGAAGAATCGGTTCAATCAAGCAAGGGTGAAGAAGAACCACCAGTTTTGAGCAAACCGGACTTTACAGGTGGTGTGAATGCGGCTGAGGCAGCAGTGCATGAAGTACCAGAGTACACAGGCCCACTTAGTACAGCAGGAGATCAGCCAGCACCGATAGTTGAGAAACTAGAGTTTACAGGTGGTGTGAACGCGGTAGAAGCAGCAGTACATGAAGTACCAGAGTACACAGGTCCACTTGGTACAGCAGGAGATCAACCAGCACCGACGGTCGAGAAACTGGACTTTACAGGTGGTGTGAACGCGGTAGAAGCAGCAGTACATGAAGTACCAGAGTACACAGGTCCACTTGGAACAGCCGGAGATCAGCCAGCACCGATAGTTGAGAAACTAGAGTTTACAGGTGGTGTGAACGCGGTAGAAGCAGCAGTACATGAAGTACCAGAGTACACAGGTCCACTTGGTACAGCAGGAGACCAACCAGCACCGACAGTTGAAAAACCAGAGTACAAATTGAACTTAAGTCCACTCGCTGATACTAAGACTCCAGAAGTTAAACAGGATGATCAGAAGGAGCTTCCGGCAACAGGTGAAAGCAAATCTGACACAGCTCTCTTCCTTGCAGGCGTTAGCCTAGCTCTATCCGCTATCTTTATCGCGAAAGGGAAAAAGGAATAG
- a CDS encoding DUF1273 domain-containing protein, translating into MTTALILGYSAFDLGLFNDKDIRVDIIKTAIRRDLERLAEEGVTWLVFTGTLGFEYWVLQVAKDMQADYGFQLATIFDFETHGSNWNEANQVKLSEFKQVDFVKYAYPQYEHKGQLRDYQKFLLENTEGCYLFYDEENETKLQYFYQMMKNQEGYVTKRLTFEDLNEIVENFSEK; encoded by the coding sequence ATGACAACAGCCTTGATTTTAGGTTATTCAGCCTTCGACCTTGGTCTCTTTAATGACAAGGATATTCGCGTTGATATTATCAAAACAGCCATTCGGAGAGATCTAGAACGTCTAGCAGAAGAAGGGGTGACCTGGCTTGTCTTTACAGGGACTCTGGGATTTGAGTACTGGGTGCTTCAAGTGGCAAAAGACATGCAAGCAGACTATGGCTTTCAGCTGGCGACCATTTTTGATTTTGAAACCCATGGTAGTAACTGGAATGAAGCCAATCAAGTGAAGTTGAGCGAATTCAAGCAAGTTGATTTTGTTAAATATGCCTATCCACAATATGAGCACAAGGGGCAACTACGTGATTATCAGAAATTTCTGCTGGAAAATACGGAAGGGTGCTATCTCTTTTATGACGAAGAAAATGAAACCAAGTTACAGTATTTTTACCAGATGATGAAAAATCAAGAAGGCTATGTTACAAAAAGATTAACATTTGAGGATCTGAACGAAATAGTGGAAAATTTTTCCGAAAAGTGA
- the recU gene encoding Holliday junction resolvase RecU has product MVNYPHKLSSQKRQAPPSQTKNFANRGMSFEKMINATNDYYLSHGLAVIHKKPTPIQIVRVDYPQRSRAKIVEAYFRQASTTDYSGVYDGYYIDFEAKETRQKHAIPMKNFHLHQIQHMEQVLAQQGICFVLLHFSSQQETYLLPAIDLIRFYHQDTGQKSMPLGYIRENGYRIEPGAFPQIPYLDVIKEHLLGGKIR; this is encoded by the coding sequence ATGGTCAACTATCCACATAAACTTTCATCACAGAAGAGACAAGCGCCCCCGTCACAAACTAAAAATTTCGCAAATCGGGGAATGTCTTTTGAAAAGATGATCAACGCTACGAACGACTACTATTTGTCGCATGGGTTAGCAGTTATTCACAAGAAACCGACTCCCATCCAAATCGTACGTGTCGACTATCCCCAACGAAGTCGAGCCAAGATCGTTGAAGCTTATTTTAGACAGGCCTCAACGACTGACTATTCAGGGGTTTATGATGGATACTACATCGACTTTGAAGCAAAGGAAACCAGGCAAAAACATGCGATCCCGATGAAGAATTTCCATCTCCATCAGATCCAACACATGGAACAAGTTCTTGCCCAGCAAGGAATCTGCTTTGTCCTCCTTCACTTTTCTTCTCAGCAAGAAACCTACTTATTGCCGGCCATTGATTTGATTCGTTTCTATCATCAAGATACGGGACAAAAGTCAATGCCACTTGGATATATTCGAGAAAATGGATATAGGATTGAGCCTGGTGCCTTTCCACAGATTCCCTATCTCGACGTTATCAAAGAACATTTACTAGGTGGTAAAATAAGATGA
- the pbp1a gene encoding penicillin-binding protein PBP1A, giving the protein MNKQTFLRIVKYVSICLLTVFIAAIMLGGGLFLYYVSKAPALSESKLVATTSSKIYDSKNELIADLGSERRVNAQANEIPTELVNAIVSIEDHRFFSHRGVDTIRILGASLRNLRGGGGLQGGSTLTQQLIKLTYFSTSTSDQTLSRKAQEAWLAVQLEQKATKQEILTYYINKVYMSNGNYGMQTAAQNYYGKDLKDLSLPQLALLAGMPQAPNQYDPYSHPEAAQERRDLVLSEMKGQGYITAEQYEKAINTPITDGLQSLKSANSYPPYMDNYLKEVIVQVEQETGYNLLTTGMEVYTNVDPAVQQRLWDIYNTDEYVNYPDDELQVASTIVDVTNGKVIAQLGARHQSSNVSFGMNQAVETNRDWGSTMKPITDYAPALEYDIYDSTASVVHDVPYNYPGTNTPVYNWDKSYFGNITLQYALQQSRNVTAVETLNKVGLDRAKTFLNGLGIDYPDMHYANAISSNTTESNKKYGASSEKMAAAYAAFANGGIYHKPMYINKIIFSDGSSKEFSDPGTRAMKETTAYMMTEMMKTVLTYGTGRGAYLSWLPQAGKTGTSNYTDDEIEKYIKNSGYVAPDEMFVGYTRKYSMAVWTGYSNRLTPIVGDGFYVAAKVYRSMMTYLSTDDHPGDWTMPEGLYRSGEFVFKNGARNTWTPSSSTQQSSTSESSSSTSESSTSQSSATSPSTSQTQTIPQQSGTAPAEQNQPSQPQQ; this is encoded by the coding sequence ATGAACAAACAAACTTTCCTGCGAATAGTTAAGTATGTCAGTATCTGCCTCTTGACTGTATTTATCGCAGCTATTATGCTAGGTGGAGGCCTTTTTCTCTACTATGTAAGCAAGGCTCCGGCTCTATCCGAAAGCAAACTAGTCGCTACAACGTCTAGTAAGATCTATGACAGCAAAAATGAACTTATCGCTGATCTGGGTTCTGAGCGCCGTGTCAATGCACAGGCTAATGAAATCCCTACGGAGCTGGTCAATGCAATTGTCTCTATTGAAGATCATCGTTTCTTCAGTCACCGAGGAGTAGATACGATTCGTATCCTAGGCGCTTCCTTACGAAACCTCCGTGGCGGGGGTGGTCTTCAAGGTGGTTCTACCTTGACACAACAGTTGATTAAACTAACCTATTTTTCAACGTCAACATCTGATCAAACACTTTCACGTAAGGCACAGGAAGCTTGGCTAGCCGTTCAGCTAGAACAAAAAGCGACTAAACAAGAGATCCTAACTTACTACATCAACAAGGTCTATATGTCCAACGGAAATTACGGGATGCAAACGGCAGCCCAAAACTACTATGGTAAAGACCTCAAAGATTTAAGTCTACCTCAATTGGCTCTCTTAGCCGGAATGCCCCAGGCTCCAAATCAATATGACCCCTATTCTCATCCAGAAGCGGCACAGGAACGCCGAGATCTGGTTCTCTCCGAGATGAAAGGACAAGGCTACATTACAGCCGAACAATACGAAAAAGCCATTAACACTCCGATTACAGACGGACTTCAAAGTCTAAAATCTGCTAATAGCTATCCTCCGTATATGGACAATTACCTCAAAGAAGTGATTGTCCAAGTCGAACAAGAAACAGGCTACAATCTTTTGACAACGGGAATGGAAGTTTATACCAATGTTGATCCAGCCGTTCAACAACGTCTCTGGGATATCTACAATACCGACGAATACGTTAATTATCCAGATGATGAGTTGCAAGTAGCTTCTACCATCGTTGATGTCACAAATGGAAAGGTGATTGCCCAGTTAGGCGCACGCCATCAATCTAGCAATGTTTCCTTCGGTATGAACCAAGCTGTCGAAACAAACCGCGACTGGGGTTCAACCATGAAACCAATCACAGATTACGCGCCAGCCTTGGAGTACGATATCTATGACTCAACCGCTTCGGTTGTTCACGACGTACCATATAACTATCCTGGCACCAACACACCTGTCTACAACTGGGATAAGAGTTACTTTGGAAACATCACGTTGCAGTATGCTCTTCAACAATCACGGAACGTTACAGCTGTAGAAACCTTGAATAAAGTCGGTTTGGATAGAGCCAAGACCTTCCTAAATGGACTCGGTATTGACTACCCAGATATGCACTATGCCAACGCGATTTCAAGTAACACAACCGAATCTAACAAAAAGTATGGGGCAAGCAGTGAAAAAATGGCCGCAGCCTATGCTGCCTTTGCCAATGGCGGTATTTACCATAAGCCAATGTACATCAACAAAATCATCTTTAGTGATGGTAGTTCAAAAGAGTTCTCTGACCCTGGTACTCGGGCAATGAAAGAAACTACTGCCTACATGATGACGGAAATGATGAAAACAGTCCTAACCTACGGAACTGGTCGTGGTGCCTACCTTTCATGGCTACCACAAGCTGGTAAGACTGGTACATCAAACTATACAGATGACGAGATTGAAAAATACATCAAAAACTCTGGTTATGTAGCTCCAGACGAAATGTTTGTCGGCTATACTCGTAAATACTCGATGGCTGTCTGGACCGGTTACTCTAACCGACTCACTCCTATCGTTGGCGATGGCTTCTACGTTGCTGCTAAGGTCTACCGTTCGATGATGACCTACCTCTCAACAGATGACCATCCAGGGGATTGGACCATGCCTGAAGGCCTTTACAGAAGCGGAGAATTTGTCTTTAAGAATGGAGCACGCAATACGTGGACCCCTTCATCATCTACACAACAAAGTTCGACATCTGAAAGTTCTAGCTCAACATCTGAGAGCTCGACTTCTCAGTCAAGCGCAACTTCTCCAAGCACAAGTCAAACGCAGACGATTCCTCAACAATCAGGCACTGCACCTGCTGAGCAAAACCAACCAAGTCAACCGCAACAATAA